Proteins encoded together in one Salvelinus fontinalis isolate EN_2023a chromosome 6, ASM2944872v1, whole genome shotgun sequence window:
- the sri gene encoding sorcin, with product MSYPGYGAPAGGYPGGYGGAPAGGHPPGGPGFGGYPGQQQDPLYGYFAAVAGQDGHISAEELQQCLTQANFSGGYKPFNLETCRLMINMLDRDMSCTMGFNEFKELWTVLNGWKQHFMSIDRDQSGTVDPQEMHQAVTSMGYRLSPQAMNGIIKRFSSQGKITFDDYVACCVKLRTLTDLFRKRDQAGQGMATFPYDDFIQCTMST from the exons ATGAGTTATCCTGGATATGGTGCTCCCGCAGGCGGATACCCAGGAGGG TATGGAGGTGCCCCTGCTGGTGGCCACCCTCCTGGTGGCCCTGGCTTTGGAGGATACCCTGGTCAGCAGCAAGACCCTCTCTATGGATATTTTGCTGCTGTTGCAGGCCAG GATGGGCACATATCAGCAGAAGAGCTCCAGCAATGCCTCACACAGGCTAACTTCTCTGGTGGCTACAAAC CTTTTAACCTGGAGACCTGCAGACTGATGATCAACATGCTGGAT AGAGACATGTCATGTACTATGGGCTTCAATGAGTTCAAGGAGCTGTGGACCGTGCTCAATGGCTGGAAGCAGCACTTCATGTCCATTGACCGTGACCAGAGTGGGACCGTGGACCCCCAGGAGATGCACCAGGCAGTTACTTCCATGG GCTACAGACTGAGCCCACAAGCCATGAACGGCATCATCAAGAGATTCAGTTCTCAGGGGAAGATCACCTTTGATGACTACGTAGCTTGTTGTGTGAAACTCAGAACCCTGACTG ATCTGTTCCGAAAGCGGGACCAAGCTGGACAGGGAATGGCCACATTTCCATACGATGAT ttcatccAGTGCACGATGAGCACATGA
- the LOC129857670 gene encoding atrial natriuretic peptide-converting enzyme-like translates to METWVLLVFRLLLFVQTGHSKQSCQPVTVDFCQDVGYNTTINPTHQTRDYNLRQLRKIVKTGCSPEVTVFLCGVVSPECVLDDKIPPCSWLCERVKNECEPFLREKGLNWPEKIRCEAYPKQSCANGQESIPAPNPAGTCEPIIIPLCKDLPYKDTVMPNLLNHSTQEVAGLELNQFYPLVKVQCSPHLQAFLCSVYTPECVSGKARPPCRALCELARKDCEGLMNKFGFQWPSQLECDTLTTESCEHFGVTSAPSPEGPCQPITMPLCQGISYNRTAMPNLLGHKKQAEAAVKMAQLEYVLKLTCSVDIRFFLCSVYAPQCVEGEVQRPCRSLCERAKLGCDRVFNTFGMSWPDDLSCESFPEESCVRGDSNPEQLTAEELLVKLNELGHSVRDQSLSLQTAHILLALEDKDKSGKLDVKEFHNLKNYVSVTKREYSESYEWQNPGFVTEYHMNNALDVRDLSLDDETFKTLWDRYSSGGGIKYDDFMAILTRLKILKGNSLLTM, encoded by the exons ATGGAGACTTGGGTCCTGTTGGTCTTCAGATTGTTGCTCTTTGTGCAGACTGGACACAGCAAGCAGTCCTGCCAGCCAGTGACCGTGGACTTTTGTCAAGATGTTGGTTACAACACGACCATCAATCCAACCCACCAAACCAGGGACTACAACCTGAGGCAGCTTCGTAAGATTGTGAAGACGGGCTGCTCTCCAGAGGTCACAGTTTTCCTATGTGGCGTTGTTTCACCTGAGTGTGTGTTGGATGACAAGATTCCACCCTGCAGTTGGCTCTGTGAGAGGGTGAAGAATGAATGTGAGCCTTTTCTGAGAGAGAAGGGTCTAAATTGGCCAGAGAAGATCAGATGTGAGGCTTACCCCAAACAATCCTGTGCCAAC GGCCAAGAGAGTATCCCTGCACCAAACCCTGCAGGAACCTGTGAGCCAATCATCATCCCTCTCTGCAAGGACCTGCCCTACAAGGACACTGTAATGCCCAACCTATTAAACCACTCCACACAGGAGGTCGCTGGTTTAGAATTGAATCAGTTTTACCCTCTGGTAAAAGTGCAGTGTTCTCCTCACCTTCAGGCCTTCCTGTGCTCTGTCTACACTCCAGAGTGTGTTTCAGGGAAAGCCCGCCCACCCTGCAGAGCTCTGTGTGAGCTAGCCAGAAAGGACTGTGAGGGGCTAATGAACAAGTTTGGTTTTCAGTGGCCCAGTCAGTTGGAGTGTGACACCCTCACAACGGAATCTTGTGAACAT TTTGGCGTGACCAGTGCTCCGTCCCCTGAGGGCCCCTGCCAGCCAATCACCATGCCACTTTGCCAGGGCATCTCCTACAACCGGACGGCCATGCCAAATCTGCTGGGGCACAAAAAACAGGCGGAGGCGGCCGTTAAAATGGCTCAATTGGAGTATGTTTTGAAATTGACTTGTTCTGTGGATATCCGCTTCTTTCTGTGTTCTGTCTACGCTCCCCAGTGTGTGGAAGGGGAGGTGCAGCGCCCTTGCAGATCCCTTTGTGAGAGAGCCAAACTGGGGTGTGACCGTGTGTTTAATACGTTTGGGATGTCCTGGCCTGATGATCTGAGCTGTGAATCCTTTCCAGAGGAGTCATGCGTGAGA GGGGACAGCAATCCCGAG CAACTCACGGCTGAGGAACTCCTGGTCAAGCTGAATGAACTTGGTCACTCTGTTCGGGACCAAT CACTAAGTCTTCAAACTGCCCACATATTGTTGGCTCTAGAAGAT AAAGACAAATCAGGCAAACTGGATGTGAAAGAATTCCACAACCTAAAGAACTATGTGTCTGTTACCAAGAGAGAGTACTCAGAGTCCTATGAGTGGCAGAACCCAGGGTTCGTCACAGAATACCATATGAATAATGCGCTTGATGTCCGTG ATCTCAGTTTGGACGATGAAACGTTCAAAACACTATGGGACCGGTACAGCTCTGGTGGAGGGATCAAATACGATGACTTTATGGCCATTCTCACAAGGCTCAAGATCCTGAAGGGTAACTCTTTACTCACTATGTAA